In Mercurialis annua linkage group LG5, ddMerAnnu1.2, whole genome shotgun sequence, a single genomic region encodes these proteins:
- the LOC126682589 gene encoding SKP1-like protein 1A, with translation MSTPSTATTAASAAEPSSSSPKFVELKTSDGEIFRVDEAVISPESKTIKHLIEDTCSSDENGAVTVVPLSNVTAKIMAKTVEFLKKHHEISSSQEIVSHTSTYENESDRNLADYDKEFVMEVSGDQELLFGLIMAANYLEIKSLLDVLCKAVAEMMKGKKPEEIRKTFHIVNDYTPEEEDEVRRENQWAFE, from the coding sequence ATGTCGACACCATCCACCGCCACCACTGCCGCCTCCGCCGCCGAGCCCTCCTCCTCAAGTCCCAAATTCGTGGAACTGAAAACATCCGACGGTGAAATTTTCCGAGTAGACGAAGCAGTAATATCACCAGAGTCGAAAACAATCAAGCATTTAATAGAAGACACGTGTTCATCAGATGAAAACGGCGCCGTTACCGTCGTTCCTTTGTCGAACGTGACAGCCAAGATCATGGCGAAGACAGTCGAGTTCTTGAAGAAGCACCACGAGATATCTAGCTCTCAAGAGATTGTTTCTCATACGAGTACATATGAGAATGAGAGTGATCGTAATTTAGCTGATTACGATAAAGAATTCGTGATGGAAGTGAGTGGTGATCAAGAACTTCTGTTTGGCTTGATAATGGCGGCTAATTATCTTGAAATTAAGAGTCTGTTGGACGTGCTTTGTAAGGCGGTTGCTGAGATGATGAAGGGGAAGAAACCTGAGGAAATAAGGAAGACTTTTCATATTGTGAATGATTATACTCCTGAGGAAGAAGACGAAGTTCGCAGGGAGAATCAATGGGCTTTTGAGTAG
- the LOC126680958 gene encoding mitochondrial arginine transporter BAC2, whose amino-acid sequence MDFWPEFLASSWGREFVAGGFGGIAGIVSGYPLDTLRIRLQQSSNSGSALSILRRVVSTDGPSALYRGMAAPLASVTFQNAMVFQIYAILSRAFDSSVSANDPPSYKGVALGGIGTGALQSMMLTPVELVKIRLQLHDKSRTKQHHLDCHKGPISVAKTIFRTEGLRGMYRGLTITILRDAPSHGFYFWTYEYMREQLHPGVRKNGQESLKTMLVAGGLAGVASWVCCYPLDVIKTRIQSQTPSSSPKYNGIVDCFRRSVSDEGYKVLWRGLGTAVARAFVVNGAIFSAYEIALRCLFSNGSIQTENII is encoded by the exons ATGGATTTTTGGCCGGAGTTTCTTGCGAGTAGTTGGGGCAGAGAGTTTGTTGCGGGTGGTTTTGGTGGGATTGCAGGTATAGTTTCAGGTTATCCTCTTGATACTCTACGCATCAGGCTGCAGCAGAGTTCTAATTCCGGCTCCGCCTTGAGCATTCTTCGCCGTGTTGTCTCTACGGATGGGCCTTCTGCACTCTACCGAGGCATGGCTGCACCTCTTGCATCAGTCACCTTTCAG AATGCTATGGTTTTCCAGATATACGCTATCCTTTCGCGAGCATTCGACTCCTCTGTTTCAGCCAATGACCCTCCTTCTTACAAAGGTGTTGCTCTTGGAGGAATAGGCACCGGAGCTCTGCAGAGCATGATGCTTACTCCTGTCGAACTGGTGAAAATCCGCCTTCAGTTACATGACAAAAGTCGGACAAAACAACATCACTTAGATTGCCACAAAGGTCCAATAAGCGTTGCGAAAACCATATTCAGAACAGAAGGTTTACGAGGAATGTATCGAGGCCTAACAATCACTATCCTCAGAGATGCGCCCTCTCATGGCTTTTACTTCTGGACATACGAATACATGAGAGAACAGCTTCACCCTGGTGTCAGAAAAAATGGTCAAGAAAGCTTAAAAACAATGCTGGTAGCAGGCGGACTAGCAGGAGTGGCGAGTTGGGTCTGCTGTTATCCGTTGGACGTTATTAAAACTAGAATACAATCTCAAACTCCGTCTTCCTCCCCAAAGTACAACGGGATTGTAGATTGTTTTCGGAGAAGCGTTAGCGACGAGGGTTACAAGGTGCTGTGGCGCGGGTTGGGAACTGCTGTTGCAAGAGCTTTCGTTGTGAATGGAGCAATCTTTTCTGCTTATGAGATTGCTTTAAGATGTTTATTCAGTAATGGAAGCATTCAAACAGAGAACATAATCTAG
- the LOC126680959 gene encoding pyridoxal 5'-phosphate synthase-like subunit PDX1.2 — protein MEDGGTVTVYNNTAITDSKQNPFSIKLGLAQTLRGGAILEVTNPHQAKLAEDAGACSVLVSEAPLRHGIQRMPDPSLIKQIKRAVSIPVVARARVGHFVEAQILEAVNVEYIDESEVLSYADEDNFINKHNFGTPFICGCRSLGEALRRVREGAAMIRIQGELSGSGNIAELVRNVRNVMSEIRVLSNMDEDEVFAFAKKIGAPYDVVAQTKQMGRLPVVQFGAGGIVTPADAALMMQLGCDGIFVGSEVFDCSDPFKRVKGLVQAVRNYNDPRVLVESSCGLSEESISELNLGEDRIEP, from the coding sequence ATGGAAGACGGAGGAACCGTGACAGTCTACAACAACACCGCCATTACAGATTCTAAACAGAACCCATTCTCAATCAAGCTCGGCTTAGCTCAAACACTCCGCGGCGGAGCAATTCTTGAAGTCACAAATCCCCACCAAGCAAAGCTAGCTGAAGACGCCGGCGCTTGTTCTGTACTAGTATCAGAGGCACCACTCCGTCATGGCATTCAAAGAATGCCCGACCCTTCGCTTATCAAACAGATTAAACGCGCAGTTTCCATTCCCGTCGTTGCCAGAGCCCGTGTCGGCCATTTCGTCGAGGCCCAGATACTCGAAGCTGTTAATGTCGAGTACATAGACGAGAGTGAGGTGCTTAGTTATGCTGATGAGGATAATTTTATCAACAAGCATAACTTCGGGACGCCGTTTATATGCGGGTGTAGGAGCCTCGGGGAGGCGTTACGGAGAGTCAGAGAAGGCGCCGCGATGATACGGATACAAGGGGAGTTATCAGGGAGTGGAAATATTGCGGAACTTGTGAGAAATGTGAGGAATGTAATGAGTGAGATTAGGGTTTTGAGTAATATGGATGAGGATGAGGTGTTTGCTTTTGCTAAAAAGATTGGTGCACCGTATGATGTTGTTGCTCAGACTAAGCAGATGGGGAGATTGCCTGTTGTGCAGTTTGGTGCTGGTGGGATTGTGACTCCTGCTGATGCTGCATTGATGATGCAGTTGGGGTGTGATGGAATTTTTGTTGGGAGTGAGGTTTTTGATTGCTCTGATCCATTTAAGAGAGTGAAGGGTTTAGTGCAGGCTGTTAGGAATTATAATGATCCTCGTGTGTTGGTTGAGAGTAGCTGTGGATTGTCGGAGGAGTCGATTTCAGAACTTAACCTCGGAGAGGACAGGATCGAACCGTAA